A single region of the Actinoplanes sp. SE50/110 genome encodes:
- a CDS encoding histidinol-phosphate transaminase: MTTIDDLPIRDDLRGKSPYGAPQLDVPVRLNTNENSYPVPADVAEAIAKAVQAELHDLNRYPDRDVIALRTELAAYLGHGLTMANVWAANGSNEVQQQILQAFGGPGRTALGFGPSYSMHPLLAQGTGTGWIGALRDPDFGLDPERAVAEIRRHDPDLVFVCSPNNPTGTTLDPAVLEAILGVARGMVVVDEAYTEFARPGTPSALTLLPGHPRLVISRTMSKAFGFAGGRLGYLAADPAVIDAVQLVRLPYHLSAISQAAARAAVVHRASLLATVEAIKEQRDRIVATLRSRGVRVADSDANFVLFATGDQDQRAAWQRFLDRGVLIRDVGLPGWLRVTAGTETETTAFLNAAEEILS, encoded by the coding sequence GTGACCACCATCGACGATCTGCCGATCCGCGACGACCTGCGGGGCAAGTCGCCCTACGGCGCGCCCCAGCTCGACGTCCCGGTCCGGCTGAACACCAACGAGAACTCGTACCCGGTGCCCGCCGATGTGGCCGAGGCGATCGCCAAGGCCGTCCAGGCCGAGCTGCACGACCTCAACCGCTATCCGGACCGCGACGTGATCGCCCTGCGCACCGAGCTCGCGGCCTACCTCGGCCACGGGCTCACCATGGCCAACGTGTGGGCCGCCAACGGCTCCAACGAGGTCCAGCAGCAGATCCTGCAGGCGTTCGGCGGCCCGGGGCGCACCGCGCTCGGCTTCGGCCCGTCCTACTCGATGCACCCGCTGCTCGCGCAGGGGACCGGCACCGGGTGGATCGGCGCGCTGCGCGACCCCGACTTCGGCCTCGACCCGGAGCGGGCCGTCGCCGAGATCCGGCGGCACGACCCCGACCTGGTCTTCGTCTGCTCACCGAACAATCCGACCGGGACCACGCTGGACCCGGCCGTGCTCGAGGCGATCCTCGGCGTGGCCCGCGGCATGGTGGTCGTCGACGAGGCGTACACCGAATTCGCGCGCCCCGGCACCCCGAGCGCGCTCACCCTGCTGCCCGGGCACCCGCGTCTGGTGATCAGCCGCACCATGAGCAAGGCGTTCGGCTTCGCCGGCGGCCGCCTCGGCTACCTGGCCGCCGACCCGGCGGTGATCGACGCGGTGCAGCTGGTCCGCCTTCCGTACCATCTCTCCGCGATCAGCCAGGCCGCCGCCCGCGCCGCCGTGGTGCACCGCGCGTCGCTGCTGGCCACCGTCGAGGCGATCAAGGAGCAGCGCGACCGGATCGTGGCCACGCTGCGGTCCCGGGGCGTCCGGGTCGCCGACAGCGACGCCAACTTCGTGCTGTTCGCCACCGGCGACCAGGACCAGAGAGCCGCCTGGCAGCGGTTCCTCGACCGCGGGGTGCTGATCCGCGACGTGGGCCTGCCCGGCTGGCTGCGGGTCACCGCCGGCACCGAGACCGAGACCACCGCCTTCCTGAACGCCGCTGAGGAGATCTTGTCGTGA
- the hisB gene encoding imidazoleglycerol-phosphate dehydratase HisB: MTRTGRIDRVTNETKVLVEIDLDGTGKGDLSTGVGFYDHMLNQLAKHGGFDLLVRTEGDLEIDAHHTMEDTAIALGEAFAQALGDKRGIRRYGSATIPMDEVLVRAAVDLSGRPYVVHDEPLLTPYIGPVYATSMTRHIFEAFGHAAKVTLHVDVLRACRPGGHPDAHHVVEAQFKAFSRALREAVEIDPRNAGSLPSTKGVL, translated from the coding sequence GTGACCCGCACCGGACGGATCGACCGCGTCACCAACGAGACCAAGGTGCTCGTCGAGATCGACCTCGACGGCACCGGCAAGGGTGACCTGAGCACCGGCGTCGGCTTCTACGACCACATGCTCAACCAGCTCGCCAAGCACGGCGGATTCGACCTGCTGGTGCGCACCGAGGGCGACCTGGAGATCGACGCGCACCACACCATGGAGGACACCGCGATCGCGCTGGGCGAGGCCTTCGCGCAGGCGCTCGGCGACAAGCGGGGCATCCGGCGGTACGGATCGGCCACCATCCCGATGGACGAGGTGCTCGTCCGCGCGGCCGTCGACCTGTCCGGCCGGCCCTACGTGGTGCACGACGAGCCGCTGCTCACGCCGTACATCGGGCCGGTCTACGCGACCAGCATGACCCGACACATCTTCGAGGCGTTCGGGCACGCGGCCAAGGTCACCCTGCATGTCGACGTGCTGCGCGCCTGCCGGCCGGGCGGCCACCCCGACGCGCATCACGTGGTCGAGGCCCAGTTCAAGGCGTTCTCCCGGGCGCTGCGCGAGGCCGTCGAGATCGACCCGCGCAACGCCGGCTCGCTGCCGTCCACCAAGGGCGTGCTCTGA
- the hisH gene encoding imidazole glycerol phosphate synthase subunit HisH: MAARVVILDYGSGNLRSAERAVARTGADVTVTSDLTLAAEADGLVVPGVGAYAACMAGIDDLGAGPVIAGRIAQGRPVLGICVGMQIMFESGVEHGVQTKGLGLLPGSVTRLHAARIPHMGWNTVTVPAGSRLLAGLAADTRFYFVHSYAAQDLGALGDAAVTTAAHDEPFAAVVERGALSVAQFHPEKSADAGFALLSNWVTALR; the protein is encoded by the coding sequence ATGGCGGCCCGGGTGGTGATCCTCGACTACGGATCGGGAAACCTGCGCAGCGCCGAGCGGGCCGTCGCCCGCACCGGTGCCGACGTGACGGTGACCAGTGACCTGACGCTGGCCGCCGAGGCCGACGGGCTGGTCGTGCCCGGCGTCGGCGCCTACGCCGCGTGCATGGCCGGCATCGACGACCTGGGCGCCGGCCCGGTGATCGCCGGACGCATCGCGCAGGGCCGGCCGGTGCTGGGCATCTGCGTCGGCATGCAGATCATGTTCGAGTCCGGGGTGGAGCACGGGGTGCAGACCAAGGGCCTCGGGCTGCTGCCCGGCTCGGTCACCCGGCTGCACGCCGCGCGGATCCCGCACATGGGGTGGAACACGGTCACCGTGCCGGCCGGGTCGCGGCTGCTGGCCGGGCTGGCCGCGGACACCCGGTTCTACTTCGTGCACTCGTACGCGGCCCAGGACCTCGGCGCGCTCGGCGACGCCGCGGTGACCACCGCGGCACACGACGAGCCGTTCGCGGCGGTGGTCGAGCGGGGTGCGCTCAGCGTCGCCCAGTTCCACCCGGAGAAATCGGCTGACGCCGGCTTCGCGCTGCTGAGCAACTGGGTCACCGCGCTCCGATGA
- the priA gene encoding bifunctional 1-(5-phosphoribosyl)-5-((5-phosphoribosylamino)methylideneamino)imidazole-4-carboxamide isomerase/phosphoribosylanthranilate isomerase PriA: protein MTLQLLPAVDVADGQAVRLVQGAAGSETAYGDPLEAALAWQNDGAEWIHLVDLDAAFGRGSNADLLAGVVARLDVKVELSGGIRDDESLTRALATGAQRVNIGTAALEDPEWCDRICGEYGDRVAIGLDVRGRTLSARGWTRDGGDLYEVLTRLDKAGAARYVVTDITKDGTMRGPNLDLLREVCAATDKPVIASGGVSTLDDLRALATLEPIGVEGVIAGKSLYAGAFTVREALDVLARA from the coding sequence GTGACGCTTCAACTGCTGCCCGCCGTCGATGTCGCCGACGGCCAGGCGGTCCGCCTGGTCCAGGGCGCCGCCGGCTCGGAGACCGCCTACGGCGATCCGCTGGAGGCCGCCCTGGCCTGGCAGAACGACGGCGCCGAGTGGATCCACCTGGTCGATCTGGACGCCGCCTTCGGTCGCGGCTCGAACGCCGACCTGCTCGCCGGCGTCGTCGCCCGGCTCGACGTCAAAGTGGAGCTCTCCGGCGGCATCCGTGACGACGAATCGCTGACCCGCGCCCTGGCCACCGGCGCCCAGCGGGTCAACATCGGCACCGCCGCGCTGGAGGACCCGGAGTGGTGCGACCGCATCTGCGGCGAATACGGCGACCGGGTCGCGATCGGCCTCGACGTGCGCGGCCGGACCCTGTCCGCCCGCGGCTGGACCCGCGACGGCGGCGACCTCTACGAGGTCCTCACCCGCCTCGACAAGGCCGGCGCCGCGCGATACGTGGTCACCGACATCACCAAGGACGGCACCATGCGTGGTCCGAACCTCGACCTGCTCCGCGAGGTCTGCGCCGCCACCGACAAGCCGGTCATCGCGAGCGGCGGTGTCTCCACCCTGGACGACCTGCGCGCCCTGGCGACCCTGGAGCCGATCGGGGTGGAGGGCGTGATCGCGGGCAAGTCGCTGTACGCCGGCGCCTTCACCGTGCGCGAGGCGCTGGACGTGCTCGCCCGGGCCTGA
- the hisF gene encoding imidazole glycerol phosphate synthase subunit HisF, with translation MTVAVRVIPCLDVDAGRVVKGVNFVDLRDAGDPVELAAAYDAAGADELTFLDVTASSDDRGTMLDVVRRTAESVFIPLTVGGGVRSVANVDVLLRAGADKVGVNTAAINRPELISEIAERFGNQVLVLSLDVRRAAGQPSGWEVTTHGGRRSAGLDAVEWAARVAELGAGEILLNSMDADGTKAGFDLELIRAVRAVVDIPVIASGGAGAVEHFPPAVAAGADAVLAASVFHFGDLTIGEVKTSLRDAGNAVR, from the coding sequence ATGACGGTCGCGGTGCGTGTGATCCCCTGCCTGGACGTGGATGCCGGACGGGTGGTGAAAGGGGTCAACTTCGTCGACCTCCGGGACGCCGGCGACCCCGTCGAACTCGCCGCCGCCTACGACGCGGCGGGGGCCGACGAGCTCACCTTTCTCGACGTCACCGCGTCGTCCGACGACCGTGGGACGATGCTCGACGTGGTACGGCGTACCGCCGAATCCGTCTTCATCCCGCTGACCGTGGGCGGCGGTGTGCGGTCGGTGGCGAACGTGGACGTGCTGCTGCGCGCCGGCGCCGACAAGGTCGGGGTGAACACCGCGGCGATCAACCGGCCCGAGCTGATCAGCGAGATCGCGGAGCGGTTCGGCAACCAGGTGCTGGTGCTGTCCCTCGACGTGCGCCGGGCCGCGGGTCAGCCGTCCGGGTGGGAGGTCACCACCCACGGCGGGCGCCGCAGCGCCGGCCTCGACGCGGTCGAGTGGGCGGCCCGGGTGGCCGAACTCGGCGCCGGCGAGATCCTGCTCAACTCGATGGACGCCGACGGCACCAAAGCCGGCTTCGACCTGGAGCTGATCCGGGCGGTGCGGGCCGTGGTGGACATTCCGGTGATCGCCAGCGGGGGAGCCGGGGCGGTGGAGCACTTCCCGCCGGCGGTGGCGGCGGGGGCGGACGCGGTGCTGGCGGCCAGCGTCTTCCACTTCGGTGACCTGACGATCGGCGAGGTCAAGACGTCGCTCCGGGATGCGGGCAACGCGGTGCGCTGA
- a CDS encoding VOC family protein translates to MPIRTITVPVKDLDAARALYTRLLGVEPYADAPYYVGFRPDGGPELGLDPHGDVAAGPIVYWHVDDINAELTALIAGGGTEERPVHDVGGGTLIATFRDADGNLFGLHQGAAS, encoded by the coding sequence ATGCCTATTCGAACGATCACCGTCCCGGTCAAGGACCTGGACGCGGCCAGGGCTCTGTACACCCGGCTGCTCGGCGTCGAACCCTACGCCGACGCGCCGTACTACGTCGGATTCCGTCCCGACGGTGGCCCCGAGCTGGGACTCGACCCGCACGGTGACGTCGCCGCCGGGCCGATCGTCTACTGGCACGTCGACGACATCAACGCCGAACTCACCGCGCTGATCGCGGGCGGCGGCACCGAGGAACGCCCGGTCCACGACGTCGGCGGCGGCACGCTGATCGCCACGTTCCGCGACGCCGACGGCAACCTCTTCGGCCTGCACCAGGGCGCCGCTTCCTGA
- a CDS encoding PLP-dependent aminotransferase family protein — protein sequence MTTSVRGDQLARLLGRWHSLPGRHRSPDYAALAAAVRGLLADGRLALGVRLPAERELAESLGVSRTTVSAAYRALRESGHLTSRRGAGSWTTLPHGHRVATSGLWTPDDDLDMIDMGVAASAAPVELVPAARAAADDLPRYLGSAGYHPTGLPELRAAVADIYTARGVPTSAEQVLVTSGTQQALDLVLRLSVPAGAPVLVETPTYPNALAALSARRARISTHGMDTATGWDGEMLLGALRQTRPRLAYLIPEFHNPTGHLMPAELRERLVATAHSTGTELVADESFVDLPLDDPAMPPPVAVFDRHSRVMSIGGMSKPYWGGLRIGWVRASAPMVQRLAAIRVGVDMASPVLEQLVAVHLLRLAPEIVAARRAQLRFRRDALVTALREQLPEWRFFVPGGGVTLWVEMDGPISSALSRAAEDVGVRLAPGPRFGLDGTLERFLRLPFTLPADDLTEAVRRIASVRHDLDRTPRPTWRTPAVIA from the coding sequence ATGACAACGTCGGTTCGAGGGGACCAATTGGCCCGGCTACTCGGCCGGTGGCATTCACTGCCGGGCCGGCATCGCAGCCCCGACTACGCCGCCCTGGCCGCCGCCGTGCGCGGGCTGCTCGCCGACGGGCGGCTGGCGCTCGGTGTCCGACTGCCGGCCGAACGGGAACTGGCCGAGTCGCTCGGGGTCAGCCGCACCACGGTGTCCGCGGCATACCGCGCGCTGCGCGAGAGCGGCCACCTGACCAGCCGGCGCGGTGCCGGCAGCTGGACCACCCTGCCGCACGGGCACCGGGTGGCCACCTCCGGCCTGTGGACCCCGGACGACGACCTCGACATGATCGACATGGGGGTGGCCGCGTCGGCCGCCCCGGTCGAGCTGGTCCCGGCCGCCCGGGCCGCCGCCGACGACCTGCCCCGCTATCTGGGCAGCGCCGGCTACCACCCGACCGGCCTGCCCGAGCTGCGCGCCGCGGTCGCCGACATCTACACCGCGCGCGGCGTGCCCACCTCGGCCGAGCAGGTCCTCGTCACCAGCGGCACGCAGCAGGCCCTCGACCTGGTGCTGCGGCTGTCCGTTCCGGCCGGCGCGCCGGTGCTGGTGGAGACGCCCACCTATCCGAACGCGCTGGCCGCCCTCTCCGCCCGCCGCGCCCGGATCAGCACCCACGGCATGGACACCGCCACCGGCTGGGACGGCGAGATGCTCCTCGGCGCGCTGCGCCAGACCCGGCCGCGGCTCGCCTACCTGATCCCGGAATTCCACAACCCGACCGGCCACCTGATGCCCGCCGAGCTGCGCGAGCGCCTGGTCGCCACGGCCCACTCGACCGGCACCGAGCTGGTCGCCGACGAATCCTTCGTCGACCTGCCGCTGGACGACCCGGCGATGCCGCCACCGGTCGCGGTCTTCGACCGGCACTCCCGGGTGATGTCGATCGGCGGAATGAGCAAGCCCTACTGGGGCGGCCTGCGGATCGGCTGGGTCCGCGCCTCCGCCCCGATGGTCCAGCGGCTGGCCGCGATCCGGGTCGGCGTCGACATGGCCAGCCCGGTCCTCGAACAACTCGTCGCCGTCCACCTGTTGCGACTCGCTCCGGAAATCGTCGCGGCCCGCCGGGCCCAGCTGCGCTTCCGCCGCGACGCCCTGGTCACGGCGCTCCGCGAACAGCTGCCGGAGTGGCGGTTCTTCGTCCCCGGCGGCGGCGTCACCCTCTGGGTGGAGATGGACGGGCCGATCTCCAGCGCCCTGTCCCGGGCCGCCGAGGACGTCGGCGTGCGCCTGGCGCCCGGCCCGCGCTTCGGACTGGACGGCACGCTGGAACGCTTCCTGCGGCTGCCGTTCACCCTGCCGGCCGACGACCTGACGGAAGCGGTCCGCCGGATCGCCTCGGTCCGCCACGACCTCGACCGCACCCCACGACCCACCTGGCGCACCCCGGCCGTCATCGCCTGA
- a CDS encoding YitT family protein produces MSLVRRVTPSALSTNLVRRVPQLLLGLFLYGASMALMIRSGLGLNPWDVFHQGLSERTGIEFGWIVLLVGIPVLLLWIPLRQRPGVGTIANVLLVGFSADAVLAVLPPGSGLPARIGLLVAGIVLNGVATGLYIGSRMGPGPRDGLMTGLARRFPRLSLRVIRTSIELLVLGAGFLLGGTVGVGTVAYALAIGPLVHLFLPKLTVGERRRTTSAARPPAASEAGRSPEQHTPVEA; encoded by the coding sequence ATGAGCCTGGTTCGTCGCGTCACACCATCCGCCCTCTCCACGAACCTGGTTCGCCGCGTGCCGCAGCTGCTGCTCGGTCTGTTCCTCTACGGCGCCAGCATGGCCCTGATGATCCGGTCCGGGCTCGGCCTCAACCCCTGGGACGTCTTCCACCAGGGCCTCTCCGAGCGGACCGGGATCGAGTTCGGCTGGATCGTGCTGCTCGTCGGCATCCCGGTGCTGCTGCTCTGGATCCCGTTGCGGCAGCGCCCCGGTGTCGGCACGATCGCGAACGTGCTGCTCGTCGGCTTCTCCGCGGACGCCGTGCTCGCCGTGCTGCCGCCCGGGTCCGGCCTTCCGGCCCGGATCGGCCTACTGGTCGCCGGCATCGTGCTCAACGGCGTCGCGACCGGGCTCTACATCGGCAGCCGGATGGGCCCGGGCCCGCGCGACGGCCTGATGACCGGACTGGCCCGCCGCTTCCCCCGGCTGTCGCTGCGGGTGATCCGCACGTCGATCGAGCTGCTGGTCCTCGGCGCCGGCTTCCTGCTGGGCGGCACGGTGGGGGTCGGCACGGTGGCGTATGCGCTGGCCATCGGGCCGCTGGTCCACCTGTTCCTGCCGAAGCTCACGGTCGGTGAACGCCGACGGACGACATCGGCCGCTCGCCCGCCGGCCGCCTCGGAAGCCGGACGCTCCCCCGAGCAGCACACCCCGGTGGAGGCCTGA
- a CDS encoding long-chain fatty acid--CoA ligase, translating to MALEVPYRSIPDMLFQRVAKTPDAQAFAGPNATDTGMDWLTWRQVGERTRAIAAGLRELGVGLEDRVAILSSTRLEWILADLGINVAGAAATTVYPTTEPEDTAFIVSDSGSKVLIAENPKQALKISGAPTAITKVVLIDGPADAGATPPQITLAELEELGAAALRRDPELIERVIAELTPEHIATLIYTSGTTGRPKGVELLHRGWTWEGVAQNDLGLFNPDDLHYLWLPMSHAFGKTLLCGILHVGVPTYVDGRVDKLVDKLALIRPTLMCAAPRIFEKVYNKTVTSGLAGGGLKAKIFTWAVATGKRKVALEQAGKPVGAVLSAQYAVAEKLVFAKLQERLGGRLRVLVSGSAALSRDIAEFFAAANLPILEGYGMTEASAANFVNRNGRLKIGTVGEAIGDLEIRIDTDGEVLMRGAPVMRGYHNLPEATKEAFTDDGFLRTGDIGELDADGFLKITDRKKDLVKTSGGKFIAPSAIEGAFKAVCPYTSQAIVVGQSRNFVTMLITLDEDAIAVWAADGPLAGKTYAEIVAAPETHKLVEGYLAELNGKLNRWETVKKFAILPRDLSIEAGEITPSMKIKRRSVETNFADQIEKMYEGSLAQI from the coding sequence ATGGCTCTCGAGGTTCCCTACCGGTCGATCCCGGACATGCTTTTCCAGCGCGTGGCCAAGACGCCGGACGCGCAGGCGTTCGCCGGGCCGAACGCGACCGACACCGGGATGGACTGGCTGACCTGGCGCCAGGTGGGTGAGCGGACCAGGGCCATCGCGGCCGGTCTGCGCGAGCTCGGCGTCGGGCTGGAGGACCGGGTCGCGATCCTGTCCAGCACCCGCCTCGAGTGGATCCTGGCCGACCTCGGGATCAACGTGGCCGGCGCGGCCGCCACCACGGTCTACCCGACCACCGAGCCGGAGGACACCGCGTTCATCGTGTCCGACTCCGGTTCCAAGGTGCTGATCGCGGAGAACCCGAAGCAGGCGCTGAAGATCTCCGGCGCGCCGACCGCGATCACCAAGGTGGTGCTGATCGACGGCCCGGCCGACGCCGGCGCCACCCCGCCGCAGATCACCCTGGCCGAGCTGGAGGAGTTGGGCGCGGCCGCGCTGCGCCGCGACCCGGAGCTGATCGAGCGGGTGATCGCCGAGCTCACTCCGGAGCACATCGCCACGCTGATCTACACCTCCGGCACCACCGGTCGGCCCAAGGGCGTCGAGCTGCTGCACCGCGGCTGGACCTGGGAGGGTGTCGCACAGAACGACCTGGGCCTGTTCAACCCGGACGACCTGCACTACCTGTGGCTGCCGATGTCGCACGCGTTCGGCAAGACGCTGCTCTGCGGCATCCTGCACGTGGGCGTGCCGACCTACGTCGACGGCCGGGTCGACAAGCTGGTCGACAAGCTCGCGCTGATCCGCCCCACGCTGATGTGCGCCGCCCCGCGCATCTTCGAGAAGGTCTACAACAAGACGGTGACCAGCGGCCTGGCCGGCGGCGGCCTGAAAGCCAAGATCTTCACCTGGGCGGTGGCCACCGGCAAGCGCAAGGTCGCGCTGGAGCAGGCCGGCAAGCCGGTCGGCGCGGTCCTCTCCGCGCAGTACGCGGTGGCCGAGAAACTGGTCTTCGCCAAGCTCCAGGAGCGGCTCGGCGGCCGGCTGCGGGTGCTGGTCAGCGGCTCGGCCGCACTGTCCCGGGACATCGCCGAGTTCTTCGCCGCGGCCAACCTGCCGATCCTGGAGGGCTACGGGATGACCGAGGCCTCCGCGGCGAACTTCGTCAACCGCAACGGCCGCCTCAAGATCGGCACGGTGGGTGAGGCGATCGGCGACCTGGAGATCCGCATCGACACCGACGGCGAGGTGCTGATGCGCGGCGCCCCGGTGATGCGCGGTTACCACAACCTGCCCGAGGCGACGAAGGAGGCGTTCACCGACGACGGCTTCCTGCGCACCGGTGACATCGGCGAGCTCGACGCCGACGGCTTCCTGAAGATCACCGACCGCAAGAAGGACCTGGTCAAGACGTCCGGCGGCAAGTTCATCGCCCCCAGCGCCATCGAGGGCGCGTTCAAGGCGGTCTGCCCGTACACGTCGCAGGCGATCGTCGTCGGCCAGTCCCGCAACTTCGTCACCATGCTGATCACCCTGGACGAGGACGCGATCGCCGTCTGGGCCGCCGACGGCCCGCTCGCCGGCAAGACGTACGCCGAGATCGTCGCCGCCCCCGAAACCCACAAGCTGGTCGAGGGCTACCTGGCCGAGCTCAACGGCAAACTCAACCGCTGGGAGACGGTGAAGAAGTTCGCCATCCTCCCCCGTGACCTGAGCATCGAGGCCGGCGAGATCACGCCGTCCATGAAGATCAAACGCCGCAGCGTGGAGACCAACTTCGCCGACCAGATCGAGAAGATGTACGAGGGCTCGCTCGCCCAGATCTGA